Sequence from the Burkholderia sp. GAS332 genome:
CCTTTTCGATCAGCCGGTCGACCACAGCGTCGGCACTGACGTTCTCGGCATTGGCGTCATAAGAGAGGATCAACCGATGCCGCAGCACAGGATGAACGACGGCGCGCACATCGTCGGGCGTGACGAACTTTCGATCCTGCAGCCAGGCCTGCACGCGGCTCGCCCGGTCGAGGCCGATCGAACCGCGCGGGCTCGCGCCGATTTCGATCCATTTGCCGAGGTCGGCGTCGAGTTCCTTACCATGCCGGGTCGCATTGACGAGCGACACAATATAGTCGTCCATCGCCGGGGCAACCGTGATCTGCCTGATTTCTTCACGCACCGCGAAAATGACATCTTGCGCGAGGACACTGGGCGCTTCGGCTGCTGCGCCGCTTTCGCGCCGCAGCAGCCGCAACATGTCGGTCTCGCTTTGTGGCGACGGATAACTAATTAGCACTTTAAGAAGAAAGCGGTCCATTTGCGCTTCAGGCAATGGATAAGTGCCTTCCTGTTCGATCGGATTCTGCGTGGCCATGACAAGAAACAGATCCGCCATTCGATGGGTTTTACCCGCCACGGATATCTGCCGCTCTTCCATTGCCTCCAATAATGCGGATTGGACCTTGGCCGGGGCGCGGTTAATCTCATCCGCAAGAATCAGATTGCCG
This genomic interval carries:
- a CDS encoding MoxR-like ATPase, coding for MRETILRFESSVNEAIVGQQAVVRQLLIALLADGHVLLESLPGLAKTRAVKAIATRLAASMSRIQFTPDLLPSDITGAETLLQSGTEHTLSFQPGPIFGNLILADEINRAPAKVQSALLEAMEERQISVAGKTHRMADLFLVMATQNPIEQEGTYPLPEAQMDRFLLKVLISYPSPQSETDMLRLLRRESGAAAEAPSVLAQDVIFAVREEIRQITVAPAMDDYIVSLVNATRHGKELDADLGKWIEIGASPRGSIGLDRASRVQAWLQDRKFVTPDDVRAVVHPVLRHRLILSYDANAENVSADAVVDRLIEKVAVPA